Proteins from a single region of Diaphorobacter limosus:
- a CDS encoding ankyrin repeat domain-containing protein: MTRRRTTLAWLTLAVMGPVAGCAHAGAYEDFFKAIELDNGAAISDLLKRGFDPNARDPKGQPALVVALREDSRKAAAALIGARGLKVEERNAKDESALMLAALRGNLPAARALIKLDADVNKTGWTPLHYAASGTTQDAKAMVALLLEENAYIDAASPNGTTPLMMAVRYGPGDVARLLVQEGADPTLKNELGLTALDFARQADRADMVELIAQAVRRRQPSAGKW; the protein is encoded by the coding sequence ATGACGCGCCGCCGCACCACCCTGGCCTGGCTGACCCTGGCGGTCATGGGCCCCGTCGCAGGCTGCGCCCATGCCGGCGCCTACGAGGATTTCTTCAAGGCCATAGAGCTGGACAACGGCGCCGCCATCAGCGATCTGCTCAAACGCGGCTTCGACCCGAATGCGCGTGACCCCAAGGGCCAGCCGGCGCTGGTCGTGGCGCTGCGCGAGGATTCACGCAAGGCCGCCGCGGCCCTGATCGGCGCCAGGGGCCTGAAGGTGGAGGAGCGCAACGCCAAGGACGAAAGCGCCCTGATGCTGGCCGCGCTGCGCGGCAACCTGCCGGCGGCGCGCGCCCTGATCAAACTCGACGCCGACGTCAACAAGACCGGCTGGACGCCGCTGCACTACGCCGCCTCGGGCACCACGCAGGACGCCAAGGCCATGGTGGCGCTGCTGCTGGAAGAAAACGCCTACATTGACGCCGCCTCGCCCAACGGCACCACGCCGTTGATGATGGCCGTGCGCTACGGCCCGGGCGATGTGGCGCGGCTCTTGGTGCAGGAGGGCGCCGACCCGACGCTGAAGAACGAACTGGGCCTGACGGCGCTGGACTTTGCCCGCCAGGCCGACCGCGCCGACATGGTGGAGCTGATCGCCCAGGCCGTGCGCCGGCGCCAGCCCAGTGCAGGCAAATGGTAA
- the tmk gene encoding dTMP kinase: protein MQGLFITFEGIDGAGKSSHIDTLAQALRAAGRQVTLTREPGGTPLAEKLRAMLLHDAMDALTETLLVFAARRDHLRVVIEPALARGDVVLCDRFTDATFAYQGVGRGFDLQVLSYMERLAQTGIALEPDLMRNPDLTLWFDVPPEVAAERLAAARTPDRFEAEGVEFFTRVARGYADRAAGATQRFARLDGAQPRAQVAAQMLAAVAARGWLQGATP from the coding sequence ATGCAAGGCCTGTTCATCACCTTCGAGGGCATAGACGGCGCGGGCAAGTCCTCGCATATCGACACCCTGGCACAGGCCCTGCGCGCCGCCGGGCGCCAAGTGACGCTCACGCGTGAACCGGGTGGCACGCCGCTGGCCGAGAAGCTGCGCGCCATGCTGCTGCACGATGCCATGGACGCGTTGACCGAGACGCTGCTGGTGTTTGCCGCGCGGCGCGACCATCTGCGCGTGGTGATAGAGCCGGCGCTGGCGCGCGGCGACGTGGTGCTGTGCGACCGCTTCACCGACGCCACCTTTGCCTACCAGGGGGTAGGGCGCGGCTTTGATCTGCAGGTGCTCTCTTATATGGAGCGCCTTGCGCAGACGGGTATTGCCCTAGAGCCCGATTTGATGCGAAACCCGGATCTGACCCTGTGGTTCGACGTACCGCCCGAGGTGGCGGCCGAGCGCCTGGCCGCCGCGCGCACCCCCGATCGCTTCGAGGCCGAGGGCGTGGAGTTTTTCACCCGCGTGGCGCGCGGCTATGCCGATCGTGCCGCCGGCGCCACGCAGCGCTTTGCCCGCCTGGACGGCGCCCAGCCGCGCGCGCAGGTCGCCGCCCAGATGCTGGCCGCCGTGGCCGCGCGTGGTTGGCTGCAGGGGGCCACGCCATGA
- a CDS encoding DUF2325 domain-containing protein produces MDRLQQQAGSALRADVAHVDGLAGEHGVLSRELGRVQERCSRVIAEQSAEIERLKAQLLRQRAVAIAKDTRIAFLAQDLERLKASLPEYANTMKLREKLEQLGARQADLDAQNARLRRQLAEAQHMLGQHATGGRPDPVAQHHGDAPRAIPVTVHSRKKTILCVGGRNGHMSSYRDAVEKAGGHFAHHDGALEDRQGTLDAVLAAADLVICQTACISHNAYWRVKDFCQRTGKQCVFVENPSTSLLTRKLQQIAADEVAAKPVASSRW; encoded by the coding sequence ATGGACAGGCTGCAGCAACAGGCCGGGTCGGCGCTGCGGGCCGACGTTGCCCATGTCGATGGTCTGGCCGGCGAGCATGGGGTCTTGTCCCGCGAGCTGGGCAGGGTGCAGGAGCGCTGCTCCCGGGTCATCGCCGAGCAGTCGGCCGAGATCGAACGGCTCAAGGCCCAGCTGCTGCGCCAGCGCGCCGTGGCGATAGCCAAGGACACGCGGATTGCCTTCCTGGCGCAGGATCTGGAGCGGCTCAAGGCGTCGCTGCCGGAGTATGCAAACACCATGAAACTGCGCGAGAAGCTGGAGCAGCTCGGCGCCCGGCAGGCCGATCTGGACGCGCAGAATGCAAGGCTGCGCCGGCAGCTGGCTGAAGCGCAGCATATGCTGGGCCAGCATGCGACCGGGGGTAGGCCCGATCCGGTCGCGCAGCATCACGGCGACGCGCCCAGGGCCATCCCGGTGACCGTTCACTCAAGGAAAAAAACCATCCTGTGCGTGGGTGGCCGCAACGGCCATATGTCCAGCTACCGGGATGCCGTGGAGAAGGCAGGCGGCCATTTTGCGCACCACGACGGCGCTCTGGAGGATAGGCAAGGGACGCTGGACGCGGTGCTTGCCGCGGCCGATCTGGTGATCTGCCAAACCGCCTGCATCAGCCACAACGCCTATTGGCGCGTCAAGGATTTTTGCCAGCGCACCGGCAAGCAATGCGTGTTCGTGGAGAACCCCAGCACCTCTTTGTTGACCCGCAAGCTGCAACAAATCGCCGCCGATGAGGTTGCTGCAAAGCCGGTTGCCAGCTCCCGCTGGTGA
- a CDS encoding TRAP transporter small permease has product MDQLFRPLYRLLIALACLSMVAAFVIVMLGILARQVTFIDIQGLDAYAGYAIAATLFFALPTALMHGDHIRVTLLLDRMGSRTRAAFEWAMLIAGLGLALYLAWFAARAVWLSYITHDVSPAADATPLWIPQLCMAIGCAAFALAFLDAIVARWRGREWFIAGPGSVAE; this is encoded by the coding sequence ATGGATCAGCTCTTCCGACCTTTGTACCGCCTGCTCATAGCGCTCGCCTGCCTTTCCATGGTGGCTGCGTTCGTGATCGTCATGCTCGGCATCCTGGCGCGCCAGGTGACGTTCATCGACATCCAGGGGCTGGATGCCTATGCCGGCTACGCCATTGCCGCCACGCTGTTCTTTGCCTTGCCCACGGCGCTGATGCATGGCGACCATATCCGCGTCACGCTGCTGCTTGACCGTATGGGCAGCCGTACCCGTGCGGCTTTTGAGTGGGCCATGCTGATTGCGGGCCTGGGCCTGGCGCTCTATCTGGCCTGGTTTGCCGCGCGCGCCGTGTGGCTGTCCTACATCACGCACGACGTCTCACCCGCGGCCGACGCCACGCCGCTGTGGATTCCGCAGCTGTGCATGGCGATTGGCTGTGCGGCCTTTGCGCTGGCGTTTCTGGATGCCATCGTGGCGCGCTGGCGCGGGCGTGAATGGTTCATTGCCGGCCCGGGCTCGGTGGCCGAATAA
- a CDS encoding TRAP transporter substrate-binding protein yields MKRILLSVVCLAAAASQAQVKWDLPTGYAANTFQTQNNQQFAKEVDELTGGKLKITLHPGGSLYKANEIKRAVQTGQVPAAEFILSGAANENPLYGVDSVPFLASSYAGAWRLYQAAKPAQEKLLASQGMQLLYSVPWPGQSLYSNKPVQSPADLVGTKMRAYNPTSTRIAQLLKAQPVTIQLSELGQALATNTVNNFLTSSASGVESKLYEQIKYFYPVNAWLPRNATVVNKKAFDSLDKGLQDAVLKAAATAEKRGWESSERLDKEFLKELAAKGMTVSEPSDALKKEFARIGTVMTEEWVKAAGAEGKAIVDAYNKR; encoded by the coding sequence ATGAAACGCATTCTTCTGTCGGTTGTCTGCCTGGCGGCGGCGGCTTCCCAGGCCCAGGTGAAGTGGGATCTGCCCACGGGCTACGCGGCCAACACCTTCCAGACGCAGAACAACCAGCAGTTCGCCAAGGAGGTGGACGAGCTCACCGGCGGCAAGCTCAAGATCACGCTGCACCCGGGCGGCTCGCTGTACAAGGCCAATGAGATCAAGCGCGCGGTGCAGACCGGCCAGGTGCCGGCGGCCGAGTTCATCCTCTCCGGTGCAGCGAATGAGAACCCCTTGTACGGCGTTGACTCCGTGCCCTTCCTGGCCAGCTCGTACGCCGGTGCCTGGCGCCTGTACCAGGCGGCCAAGCCGGCGCAGGAGAAGCTGCTGGCCTCGCAGGGCATGCAGCTGCTCTACAGCGTGCCATGGCCGGGCCAGTCGCTGTACTCCAACAAGCCGGTGCAGTCGCCTGCCGACCTGGTGGGCACCAAGATGCGCGCCTACAACCCGACCTCCACACGCATCGCCCAGCTGCTCAAGGCGCAGCCGGTCACCATCCAGCTGTCCGAGCTCGGGCAGGCGCTGGCCACGAACACGGTGAACAACTTCCTTACCTCCAGCGCCAGCGGCGTGGAGAGCAAGCTGTATGAGCAGATCAAGTACTTCTACCCGGTGAACGCCTGGCTGCCGCGCAATGCCACGGTGGTCAACAAGAAGGCCTTCGACAGCCTGGACAAGGGCCTGCAGGACGCCGTGCTGAAGGCTGCCGCCACGGCCGAGAAGCGCGGCTGGGAGAGCAGCGAGCGTCTGGACAAGGAGTTCCTGAAGGAGCTGGCCGCCAAGGGCATGACCGTCTCCGAGCCGTCGGACGCGCTGAAGAAGGAGTTCGCCCGCATCGGCACCGTCATGACCGAGGAATGGGTGAAGGCGGCGGGCGCCGAGGGCAAGGCCATCGTCGACGCGTACAACAAGCGCTGA
- a CDS encoding GntR family transcriptional regulator encodes MTSAADPQQNLSDRIAEQVREKIVHGEFAPGQRLSEAALSESLEISRNTLREAFRMLTKEGLLKHEPNRGVSVAVPSIAAIIDIYRVRRLIECQALAQAYPRHPARKQMRQAVDAALRWREAGDWRGVGTANMEFHKAIVALADSERLNDMFTHLLAELRLAFGLLDDPEFLHAPYVDSNVKIIDLFEAGHPQEAAAALGDYLVHSERIVLAAYARRIAGSGAGR; translated from the coding sequence ATGACGAGTGCCGCCGACCCGCAACAAAACCTCTCCGACCGCATTGCGGAGCAGGTGCGCGAGAAAATCGTGCATGGTGAGTTCGCCCCGGGCCAGCGCCTGTCCGAAGCGGCACTGAGCGAGAGCCTGGAAATCTCGCGCAACACGCTGCGCGAGGCCTTCCGCATGCTGACCAAGGAAGGACTGCTGAAACACGAGCCCAACCGTGGCGTGTCGGTGGCCGTGCCCAGCATTGCGGCCATCATCGACATCTACCGTGTGCGCCGGCTCATCGAATGCCAGGCCCTGGCCCAGGCCTACCCGCGCCACCCCGCCCGCAAGCAGATGCGCCAGGCCGTGGACGCGGCCCTGCGCTGGCGCGAGGCCGGCGACTGGCGCGGCGTGGGCACGGCCAACATGGAGTTCCACAAGGCCATCGTGGCGCTGGCCGACAGCGAGCGGCTGAACGACATGTTCACCCACCTGCTGGCCGAGCTGCGCCTGGCCTTCGGGCTGCTGGACGACCCGGAGTTTCTGCACGCACCCTATGTGGACAGCAACGTGAAGATCATCGACCTGTTCGAAGCCGGCCACCCCCAAGAGGCTGCGGCCGCGCTGGGCGACTACCTGGTGCACTCCGAGCGCATCGTGCTGGCGGCCTATGCGCGGCGCATTGCAGGCAGCGGCGCGGGCAGGTGA
- a CDS encoding DNA polymerase III subunit delta', whose translation MTAVAPWIAAQRTQLLAQRGHAWLLQGPSGLGQYQLALELVRAWLCEAPTEQGACGQCASCHGIAVHTHADLCVLMPETQMLALGWPLPEKAQAEIEDKKRKPSREIRVEAMRDAVEFAQRTCGRGRGKAVLVFPAEQMNHVTANALLKTLEEPPGDVRFVLATEAAHELLPTIRSRCLGHTMLWPRADVAQAWLVEQGVTPDAAQALLRAAGGRPDDVLALHRAGRSPQAWALIPRAMARGEVAALADLEPAQAVDALQKLCHDLLASRVGAQPRYFAAADLPQAPGVGPLTRWSRALMQEARTADHPFNAGLMLESLVAQAKSTLNSRR comes from the coding sequence ATGACGGCGGTCGCGCCCTGGATTGCCGCGCAGCGCACACAGCTCTTGGCCCAGCGCGGCCATGCCTGGCTGCTGCAGGGGCCCTCGGGCCTGGGCCAGTACCAGCTCGCGCTGGAGCTGGTGCGCGCCTGGCTGTGCGAGGCGCCCACCGAGCAGGGCGCCTGTGGCCAGTGCGCCAGCTGCCACGGCATAGCGGTGCACACCCATGCCGACCTGTGCGTGCTCATGCCCGAGACGCAGATGCTGGCCCTGGGCTGGCCCCTGCCCGAGAAGGCCCAGGCCGAGATCGAGGACAAGAAGCGCAAGCCCAGCCGCGAGATCCGTGTCGAGGCCATGCGCGACGCCGTCGAGTTTGCCCAGCGCACCTGCGGGCGCGGGCGCGGCAAGGCGGTGCTGGTGTTTCCGGCCGAGCAGATGAACCATGTCACGGCCAACGCGCTGCTGAAGACGCTGGAGGAGCCGCCCGGTGACGTGCGCTTTGTGCTCGCCACCGAGGCCGCGCACGAGCTGCTGCCCACCATACGCAGCCGCTGCCTGGGCCACACCATGCTCTGGCCCCGGGCCGACGTGGCGCAGGCCTGGCTGGTGGAGCAGGGCGTGACGCCGGATGCGGCTCAGGCACTGCTGCGCGCCGCCGGTGGCCGGCCCGACGACGTGCTGGCCCTGCACCGCGCCGGCCGCAGCCCCCAGGCCTGGGCGCTGATCCCCAGGGCCATGGCGCGCGGTGAGGTGGCGGCCCTGGCCGACCTGGAACCGGCCCAGGCCGTGGATGCGCTGCAAAAGCTCTGCCACGACCTGCTGGCCAGCCGCGTGGGCGCACAGCCGCGCTACTTTGCCGCAGCCGACCTGCCGCAGGCGCCGGGCGTGGGCCCACTCACGCGCTGGTCGCGCGCCCTGATGCAGGAGGCGCGCACGGCCGATCACCCCTTCAACGCCGGCCTGATGCTGGAGTCGCTTGTAGCGCAGGCGAAGAGCACACTAAACTCTCGCCGTTGA
- a CDS encoding TatD family hydrolase yields the protein MFVDSHCHLNFPELIDQLPQIRQAMAAAQVDRALCICTTMEEFAAVHGLATRYDNFWATVGVHPDTEHMTEPSVQDLVERAALPRVVAVGETGLDYYGMEDRKGGRSIADLDWQRERFRTHIRAARLTGKPLVIHTRSASEDTLAILREEGEDGGAGSAGGVFHCFTETAQVARAALDMGFHVSFSGIITFKSAQDLRDVAAFVPMDRLLIETDSPYLAPVPYRGKTNNPSYVPFVARQIAAVKGLAVEQVAEATSRNFEQLFLQGAAA from the coding sequence ATGTTTGTCGATTCTCACTGTCACCTGAACTTTCCCGAGCTGATCGACCAGCTGCCGCAGATCCGCCAGGCCATGGCTGCGGCCCAGGTTGATCGCGCGCTGTGCATTTGCACCACGATGGAGGAATTTGCCGCCGTGCATGGCCTGGCCACCCGCTACGACAATTTCTGGGCCACCGTGGGCGTGCATCCCGACACCGAGCACATGACGGAGCCGTCCGTGCAAGACCTGGTCGAGCGCGCCGCGCTGCCGCGCGTGGTGGCCGTTGGCGAGACCGGGCTGGACTACTACGGTATGGAGGACCGCAAGGGCGGACGCAGCATTGCCGACCTGGATTGGCAGCGCGAGCGTTTTCGCACCCATATCCGCGCGGCGCGGTTGACGGGCAAGCCCTTGGTGATCCACACCCGCAGCGCATCCGAGGACACGTTGGCCATCCTGCGCGAGGAAGGCGAGGACGGCGGCGCGGGCAGCGCCGGCGGGGTATTCCACTGCTTCACCGAGACCGCCCAGGTGGCGCGCGCGGCGCTGGACATGGGCTTCCATGTCTCCTTCTCGGGCATCATCACCTTCAAGAGCGCGCAGGATCTGCGCGATGTGGCGGCCTTCGTGCCCATGGACAGGCTGCTGATCGAAACCGACAGCCCCTACCTGGCGCCCGTGCCCTACCGCGGCAAGACCAACAACCCGTCCTACGTGCCCTTCGTGGCCCGGCAGATCGCGGCCGTGAAGGGGCTGGCCGTGGAGCAGGTGGCCGAGGCCACCAGCCGCAATTTTGAACAGCTGTTCTTGCAAGGAGCCGCAGCATGA
- a CDS encoding TRAP transporter large permease subunit, whose translation MDMMAALVLIIALFAVLGAGMWIGLGLLAVGLIGMGLFTSRPVGDSMMLTIWGASSAWTLTALPLFLWMGEILFRSKLSDSMFRGLAPWMDKLPGRLLHTNVVGCTIFAAISGSSAATCATIGKMTLPELKKRGYPDAMAVGTLAGSATLGLLIPPSIIMIVYGVAANVSIAKLFLAGVFPGLLLAGLFMAYIATWALFNRDKVPASDMSMGFMQKIYESRFLIPAVILIGLVLGGIYSGVATATEAAALGVAGALGLAAIEGSLTWQKFTEGLVAACRVYCMIGLILAGAAFLTLAMGFIGLPRHLAEWIGSLHLSPFALLMMLTVFFIVLGCFLDGISMVVLTIAVLLPTVEAAGYDLIWFGIFIVLVVEMAQITPPVGLNLFVIQGLTKRDIGWIARVAAPMFFVMLAAVIMLYVWPQIVLWLPSHM comes from the coding sequence ATGGACATGATGGCTGCACTGGTGCTGATCATTGCGCTGTTCGCGGTGCTCGGCGCGGGCATGTGGATCGGCCTGGGCCTGCTGGCCGTGGGACTCATCGGCATGGGGCTGTTCACCAGCCGCCCGGTGGGCGACAGCATGATGCTGACGATCTGGGGCGCCAGCTCGGCCTGGACGCTGACGGCGCTGCCGCTGTTTCTGTGGATGGGCGAGATTCTGTTTCGCAGCAAGCTATCGGACAGCATGTTCCGCGGCCTGGCGCCGTGGATGGACAAACTGCCAGGGCGCCTGCTGCACACCAACGTGGTCGGCTGCACCATCTTTGCCGCCATCTCCGGCTCTTCGGCCGCCACCTGCGCCACCATCGGCAAGATGACCCTGCCCGAGCTTAAAAAGCGCGGCTACCCCGACGCCATGGCCGTGGGCACGCTGGCGGGCTCGGCCACGCTGGGGCTGCTGATTCCGCCCTCCATCATCATGATCGTCTATGGCGTGGCGGCGAACGTGTCGATTGCCAAGCTGTTCCTGGCCGGCGTGTTCCCGGGGCTGCTGCTGGCCGGGCTGTTCATGGCCTATATCGCTACCTGGGCGCTGTTCAACCGGGACAAGGTGCCGGCGTCGGACATGTCCATGGGCTTCATGCAGAAGATCTACGAATCCCGCTTTCTCATACCGGCGGTGATCCTGATCGGCCTGGTGCTCGGCGGCATCTATAGCGGCGTGGCAACCGCCACCGAGGCCGCTGCCCTGGGCGTGGCCGGCGCGCTGGGCCTGGCAGCCATTGAGGGGTCGCTGACCTGGCAGAAGTTCACCGAGGGCCTGGTCGCCGCCTGCCGCGTGTACTGCATGATCGGCCTGATCCTGGCCGGGGCGGCCTTCCTCACGCTGGCCATGGGCTTCATCGGCCTGCCGCGCCACCTGGCCGAATGGATAGGTTCGCTGCACCTGTCGCCGTTTGCCCTCTTGATGATGCTGACGGTGTTCTTCATCGTGCTGGGCTGCTTTCTGGACGGCATCTCCATGGTGGTGCTGACGATTGCCGTGCTGCTGCCCACGGTCGAGGCGGCGGGCTATGACCTGATCTGGTTCGGCATCTTCATCGTGCTGGTGGTGGAGATGGCGCAGATCACGCCGCCCGTGGGGCTGAACCTGTTCGTCATCCAGGGCCTGACCAAGCGTGACATAGGCTGGATCGCCCGCGTGGCCGCGCCCATGTTCTTCGTCATGCTGGCCGCCGTGATCATGCTCTATGTCTGGCCGCAGATCGTGCTCTGGCTGCCTTCGCACATGTAA
- the mltG gene encoding endolytic transglycosylase MltG: MRRFLVLLVLIAVIVGAAAAWWLQAPLTLAANQSLELEIEPGTTPRAVARAVVQAGVQTDARLLYWWFRLSGKDRGIKAGNYEIPQGTSPYELLQKLVRGEEALRAVTLVEGWNFRQLRQALARAEQLKPETADWSDADIMARLGHAGLAAEGRFFPDTYTYAKGSSDLAVLRRALHAMDRRLEAAWAQRAPDTPLKSADQALILASIVEKETGRAEDRAQIAGVFTNRLRMGMLLQTDPTVIYGLGEKFDGNLRRRDLQADTPYNTYTRAGLPPTPIAMPGRAALLAAVQPAQTRALYFVARGDGSSHFSESLDEHNRAVNRYQRGQK; the protein is encoded by the coding sequence GTGCGTCGTTTTCTCGTTTTGCTGGTGCTCATTGCCGTGATCGTTGGCGCCGCGGCCGCGTGGTGGCTGCAGGCGCCCCTGACACTGGCCGCGAACCAGTCGCTGGAGCTGGAGATAGAGCCCGGCACCACGCCGCGCGCCGTGGCCCGCGCCGTGGTTCAGGCCGGGGTGCAGACCGATGCCCGCCTGCTGTATTGGTGGTTTCGCCTGTCGGGCAAGGATCGCGGCATCAAGGCCGGCAATTACGAAATCCCCCAGGGCACCAGCCCCTATGAGTTGCTGCAGAAACTGGTGCGAGGCGAGGAGGCGCTGCGCGCCGTGACCCTGGTGGAGGGCTGGAACTTCCGCCAGCTGCGCCAGGCCCTGGCACGCGCCGAGCAGCTCAAACCCGAGACCGCGGATTGGAGCGATGCCGACATCATGGCCCGCCTTGGGCATGCTGGCTTGGCCGCAGAGGGCCGTTTCTTTCCCGATACCTACACCTACGCCAAGGGCAGCAGCGATCTGGCCGTGCTCCGCCGCGCCCTGCATGCCATGGACAGACGTCTGGAAGCCGCCTGGGCGCAGCGCGCGCCGGATACGCCGCTCAAGTCCGCCGACCAGGCGCTGATCCTGGCCAGCATTGTCGAGAAGGAAACTGGCCGTGCCGAGGACCGCGCCCAGATCGCCGGCGTGTTCACCAACCGCCTGCGTATGGGCATGCTGCTGCAGACCGACCCCACGGTGATCTACGGCCTGGGCGAAAAATTTGACGGCAACCTGCGCCGGCGCGACCTGCAGGCCGACACACCCTACAACACCTACACCCGCGCCGGCCTGCCGCCCACCCCGATCGCCATGCCGGGCCGCGCCGCGCTGCTGGCCGCCGTGCAGCCGGCGCAAACCAGGGCGCTGTACTTTGTGGCGCGCGGCGACGGTTCCAGTCACTTCAGCGAATCGCTGGACGAGCACAACCGCGCCGTCAATCGCTACCAACGCGGGCAGAAATAA
- a CDS encoding folate-binding protein, with protein MNDKQPAPSTLPRDGVSPLNHLGVIRVAGEDAAKFLHGQLTQDFALLDEQHARLAALLTAKGRMLASCIAFKRSDAEVLLVCARDLLAPTLKRLSMFVLRAKARLSDASGDYALYGLLGDAARAALPEGDEPWAKADLGDASVVRLYPADGQPRALWLAPAASPAPAGAPTSEALWLWSEVRSGVATLTAPVVEAFVPQMLNYESVGGVNFKKGCYPGQEVVARSQFRGTLKRRAYLAHAPAPVAVGAEVFAQDDAEQPVGLVVQAAAAPGGGVDALVSLQIAATAGALQVGAAQGVPLTLLPLPYALLEDI; from the coding sequence ATGAACGACAAGCAGCCAGCGCCGTCCACCCTGCCCCGGGACGGCGTGTCCCCCCTGAACCATCTTGGCGTGATCCGCGTAGCCGGTGAAGACGCCGCCAAATTCCTCCACGGCCAGCTGACCCAGGACTTTGCCCTGCTGGACGAGCAGCACGCACGGTTGGCCGCCCTGCTGACGGCCAAGGGCCGCATGCTCGCCAGCTGCATCGCCTTCAAGCGCAGCGATGCCGAGGTGCTGCTGGTCTGCGCACGCGACCTGCTGGCGCCCACGCTCAAGCGCCTGTCCATGTTCGTGCTGCGCGCCAAGGCGCGCCTGAGCGATGCCAGCGGCGACTACGCCCTCTACGGCCTGCTGGGTGACGCCGCGCGCGCCGCGCTGCCCGAGGGCGACGAGCCCTGGGCCAAGGCCGACCTGGGCGACGCCAGCGTGGTGCGCCTGTACCCCGCCGACGGCCAGCCGCGCGCGCTGTGGCTGGCGCCCGCCGCCAGCCCCGCACCCGCCGGCGCGCCGACCAGCGAGGCACTGTGGCTGTGGAGCGAGGTGAGGAGCGGCGTCGCCACGCTGACCGCCCCGGTGGTCGAGGCCTTCGTGCCGCAGATGCTGAACTACGAATCGGTGGGTGGCGTGAACTTCAAGAAGGGCTGCTACCCCGGCCAGGAGGTGGTGGCGCGCAGCCAGTTCCGCGGCACGCTCAAGCGCCGCGCCTACCTGGCCCATGCGCCGGCCCCGGTCGCCGTCGGTGCCGAGGTGTTTGCACAGGATGACGCCGAGCAGCCCGTGGGCCTGGTGGTGCAGGCTGCCGCTGCGCCCGGTGGCGGCGTGGATGCGCTGGTGTCGCTGCAGATTGCCGCCACTGCCGGGGCGCTGCAGGTGGGCGCCGCGCAGGGCGTGCCGCTGACGCTGCTGCCCCTGCCCTACGCGCTGCTGGAAGACATTTGA
- a CDS encoding PilZ domain-containing protein, whose protein sequence is MSSPSTAPRPSVMQLNIKEKAALYAAYIPFFEEGGIFVPTPREYKLGDDVYVLLTLPDDPQRYPVAGRVAWVTPARAAGNRTQGVGIQFPKDEKSRQLKHKIEEILGTALASDKPTQTI, encoded by the coding sequence ATGAGCAGTCCCTCCACAGCGCCGCGCCCCAGCGTCATGCAGCTGAACATCAAGGAAAAGGCCGCGCTGTACGCGGCCTACATCCCGTTCTTCGAGGAAGGCGGCATCTTCGTGCCCACGCCGCGCGAGTACAAGCTGGGCGACGATGTCTACGTGCTGCTGACGCTACCCGATGACCCGCAGCGCTACCCCGTGGCCGGCCGTGTGGCCTGGGTGACCCCCGCACGCGCGGCCGGCAACCGCACGCAGGGCGTGGGCATCCAGTTCCCCAAGGACGAAAAATCGCGCCAGCTCAAGCACAAGATCGAGGAAATCCTGGGCACCGCCCTGGCCTCGGACAAGCCCACGCAGACCATTTGA